A window of Gudongella oleilytica genomic DNA:
GCTCTTTGAAAAATTGCCGGCAAGGCTCGCTTGTAAGCCTTAAAGCCGTACATATCCAACAGCTCAAATACGTTAGCTGTTCAGCTGCTGAAACGGGAAGCGACATTGGTAAACACGCCAAGACAGCCTGCGGGCATTTTTTGTCCGTCAAAACGATGGCATCAAAGGCTATGAGCGAGAAATGTTTGACCATAAAACAATCTGTGGTGGATTGTTTCGCCAGGACCTGAACAGCCTACAATGATACTCCTGCATAGTCGAGGTTGAGTCCCAGAGTGCAGCCCGGAGGTTCTCGGGGAGGTGGAATTCCTGTGATGCCTGCTGACCACAGGCAGTTTGAGCTGTTGCCCCGGTGCTTGGGAAGCAGCGGCAAATAGAGCACAGGAAGAAGATTGATAACAAGCTTAACCGCTTTGATATCAGAAACTATGCAGCGGAACTTAAATCCGCTGCATCCTTGTGGTATTAAAGCAAAATGTAAAGGGGGATTTAACCATGTCACAAACTCAAATAACTAATGAAATCAAGTACAAAATAGCGCTTTCGCTGCTAAACAGCATGCTTGAAAAAGGGCTTATTACTCTTTCTGAATTGAAAGAAATTGACAGATTAAATCGGAATTCATTCACTCCAACCCTGGCGGAGGTATATGTGTAAAAACACTTGATATGGCTGGATTTGTGTGGTACTGTGTGTTGCTGATAAAGCATCATGTACTGAAAAGTGAAAGGAGGAAGCGTATGGCAAAGGTAAGAGTCATCAAGCCCATCCATCGTATGGAAGCAGAAGCTCCGAAACTGCGGGTGTGTGCCTACTGCCGGGTCAGCTCAGACCATACAGGGCAGCTGCAATCCTTTTCAGCACAGGTGGAGTACTACACCCGGCTGATAGAAAACAACGATGCTTGGACTTTTGCCGGAATTTATGCGGACGAAGGCATCAGTGGCACCGCCAAGGACAAGCGGGATGAGTTTCTAAGGCTCATTGCTGACTGTGAAGCCAAAAAGGTGGACATGGTCATTACCAAGTCCATATCCAGATTTGCAAGAAACACCGCCGACTGCATTGAGACGGTGAGAAAGTTGAAAGCGCTGGGGATTGCAGTCTTCTTTGAGAAAGAAAACATCAACACCCTGTCTGCTGAAAGCGAGCTTCTGATGACGGTTTTAAGCTCCATTGCCCAGGAGGAATCCATTTCTACCTCCAAAAATAACCGGTGGGCGATACAAAAAAGGTTCATGAAAGGCGAATGGAAGCCTTCCTACCTTCCCTACGGCTATATGAAGGGTAAGGACGGAGGAATCGTCATCAATGAAGAAGAAGCCGCTATTGTCCGAAGGATTTACACCGATTACCTGAATGGAAAAGGAACGTATGTCATCGCAAAGGAGCTTACGGAAGAAGGAGTTCCAACAAGAAAAGGGGCGGAAGCCTGGGGAGAAAATGTGGTTAAGGAAATACTCATGAATGAAAAATATTACGGCGACATGCTCCTTCAGAAAACCTTTACCACCGACACATTGCCCTTCCAACGAAAGCGGAACCGGGGACAAAAACAGTGCTACTACATCGCCAACGACCATGAACCCATTATTTCAAAAGAGCAGGCTGAACGAGTCAGGGAGATTATGGAGCAGCGAAAAATTGAAAAAGCCATGGTGGATACAGACACCCGGAAATACAACCAACGGTACCCCTTCAGCAGCAAAATCCAATGCGGTGAATGCGGGAGTAATTTTAAAAGGCAAATCATATTCAAAGGCAAACCTTATGAAACCGTGCAGTGGTGCTGCACCAAGCATATCATGAATCGGGCGAAATGCAGCATGACAGCTGTCAAGGACAATAACATCAAAGCTGCATTCATCAATCTCTATAATAAGCTGAAAAGCAATCATGACAAAATATTAACCCCCCTGGCCGAGGATTTGAAAAAGCTTCACTGCAGCAGGGAACATGAATCCCAGGTCAGGGAAATCAATAAAAGAATAACGGAACTTACGGAACAGAGTCATGTATTAAGTAGACTGAGGTCGAAAGGGTATCTTGACTCTGTTCTTTTTATGGAGCAAAGCAATCTGATTACCAAGCAGCTCAATGAAGCCAAAAAGCAGCGGAACAAGCTGTTTGAATATAACGGATTTAGCGACGAGGCTGCCAGAACGGAGGAACTGATTGCTTTCCTCAAAAAGCAGGATGACTTAATGGAGAGCTTTGATGAAAGCATATTTTCGCTGATGGTAGAAAGGATCATTGTAAAATCCAAGCTTGAAATCGCCTTCCGCCTGATCAACGGACTGGAGCTTCCGGAAATCATCGGAGAGGAAGTGGGCTAAATGGCGCAAAGACATACGCCCTTTGGCTATAAAATCATAGACGGAGCTGTAACCATCGAACCGGAAAAGGCAGACCTGGTCAGAAAAATGTTCAATAATTTTATATCGGGTATATCCTTGAATCAGATGGCAAAGGACCTGACGGAAATGAAGGTTTCCAATGCCAACGGAAAGCCCTCCTGGAATCATGGCTCCATCGGAAAAATTTTGAGCAACTGTAAATACACCGGAAACGACTTCTATCCTTCCATTATCCCGGAGGAAGTGTTCAATGCTGCAAATAAGATCAGGGAAGAAAAGAACGCCCGGCTTGGCAGGAATGTCAATTACTATGCTAACGGCATCGCCAGCACTTACCCCTTCAGCGGCAGGTTGATATGCGGGGAATGCGGGAGTGTTTTCAAAAGGTACACCGAACATCATGACAGGAACAAGAAATGCAACTGGAAATGCAAACGGTATATCGTTGACAACAGGGTCTGCTGCAAAAGCGGCGTGGTTGATGACAAGCAGCTTGAAGCTGCCTTTATACAGATCATCAACCGGGTGATGGAGAACCCTGAAATGATAGAAAAGCGTCCAGCAGTTAATGCTGTGACTGAGAGTGTTGAATTAAGAAAGATAAAATTGCAAATATCCAACGGATTTGATCAAAACGGCTTGGAACCGTCGGAAATGGCACAGCTGTTGTTTAAAAGGGCTATAGAACAATATCGAATCTCCCAGGCAGATGACTTTGAATATAAAACCAGGAAATTGAAAGCGGTGCTTGAGAGCTTCAAGCCCATTAAAGCATTTGATGAGGCTTTATTCAAAGCAACCATCAAAAGCATTACGGTGGAAATCACCGGGCAGCTCCGGTTTGAACTGATCAACGGAGTGATGTTGAGCACATCATATAAACTACGGGGAAAAGGAGGAAAAGCCCATGGCGATGGGACAAAGAACAGTATCGGTAATCCCTGCAAATCC
This region includes:
- a CDS encoding SHOCT domain-containing protein, which codes for MSQTQITNEIKYKIALSLLNSMLEKGLITLSELKEIDRLNRNSFTPTLAEVYV
- a CDS encoding recombinase family protein yields the protein MAKVRVIKPIHRMEAEAPKLRVCAYCRVSSDHTGQLQSFSAQVEYYTRLIENNDAWTFAGIYADEGISGTAKDKRDEFLRLIADCEAKKVDMVITKSISRFARNTADCIETVRKLKALGIAVFFEKENINTLSAESELLMTVLSSIAQEESISTSKNNRWAIQKRFMKGEWKPSYLPYGYMKGKDGGIVINEEEAAIVRRIYTDYLNGKGTYVIAKELTEEGVPTRKGAEAWGENVVKEILMNEKYYGDMLLQKTFTTDTLPFQRKRNRGQKQCYYIANDHEPIISKEQAERVREIMEQRKIEKAMVDTDTRKYNQRYPFSSKIQCGECGSNFKRQIIFKGKPYETVQWCCTKHIMNRAKCSMTAVKDNNIKAAFINLYNKLKSNHDKILTPLAEDLKKLHCSREHESQVREINKRITELTEQSHVLSRLRSKGYLDSVLFMEQSNLITKQLNEAKKQRNKLFEYNGFSDEAARTEELIAFLKKQDDLMESFDESIFSLMVERIIVKSKLEIAFRLINGLELPEIIGEEVG
- a CDS encoding recombinase family protein, translated to MAQRHTPFGYKIIDGAVTIEPEKADLVRKMFNNFISGISLNQMAKDLTEMKVSNANGKPSWNHGSIGKILSNCKYTGNDFYPSIIPEEVFNAANKIREEKNARLGRNVNYYANGIASTYPFSGRLICGECGSVFKRYTEHHDRNKKCNWKCKRYIVDNRVCCKSGVVDDKQLEAAFIQIINRVMENPEMIEKRPAVNAVTESVELRKIKLQISNGFDQNGLEPSEMAQLLFKRAIEQYRISQADDFEYKTRKLKAVLESFKPIKAFDEALFKATIKSITVEITGQLRFELINGVMLSTSYKLRGKGGKAHGDGTKNSIGNPCKSDL